From Miscanthus floridulus cultivar M001 chromosome 15, ASM1932011v1, whole genome shotgun sequence, the proteins below share one genomic window:
- the LOC136507072 gene encoding LOW QUALITY PROTEIN: uncharacterized protein (The sequence of the model RefSeq protein was modified relative to this genomic sequence to represent the inferred CDS: substituted 2 bases at 2 genomic stop codons), whose translation MCLVFRGPFVVAVDVMNALVRGAADGSAPAGASAGAAVAAGAGAATVAGDGPAVADGAAGARGARAMRWNNNTSGFVLRRMAQLVSDGSRPDKVFKDKDVNYVAKALKEYSGEAVSPTXVYNHLRKXRQKWARISKLKDLSGALWDSGVNAIMLEGEHYLGHCKDHPKDAEFLNCPIRFYTEMESIFGHGMATGRFAQGSGEALGVNQADSVAAKAEGAPFPQVPAAKTQTEAGEGSKATELLSSVVGGKRKRGNFTEDEMLMLTNMSDAVNNVANALRETGPAHVDANMYLAVMEMPGITEEALIVAYTYLLDNKAQGRGFVGMSDSHMDIWLRNYVAKNYYI comes from the exons ATGTGCTTGGTGTTCAGGGGGCCTTTTGTGGTTGCTGTTGATGTAATGAATGCTTTGGTTAGGGGTGCTGCTGATGGTTCTGCTCCAGCAGGTGCTAGTGCTGGTGCTGCTGTTgcagctggtgctggtgctgctacAGTAGCTGGTGATGGTCCTGCTGTTGCAGATGGTGCTGCTGGTGCTAGGGGTGCTAGGGCCATGAGGTGGAATAACAACACCTCTGGTTTTGTGCTTAGGAGGATGGCTCAGCTTGTTAGTGATGGTAGTAGGCCTGACAAGGTCTTCAAGGACAAAGATGTTAACTATGTGGCCAAAGCACTTAAGGAGTACAGTGGAGAGGCAGTTAGCCCAACTTAGGTGTACAACCACCTAAGGAAATGAAGGCAGAAGTGGGCTAGGATCTCTAAGCTGAAAGACCTTAGTGGTGCATTGTGGGATAGTGGTGTCAATGCTATCATGCTTGAGGGGGAGCACTACCTAGGGCACTGCAAG GACCATCCTAAGGATGCAGAATTTCTAAACTGCCCTATAAGGTTCTACACAGAGATGGAGTCCATCTTTGGCCATGGCATGGCCACTGGTAGGTTTGCACAAGGGTCAGGTGAAGCCCTAGGGGTGAACCAGGCAGATAGTGTTGCTGCTAAAGCTGAGGGTGCTCCCTTTCCCCAAGTTCCTGCTGCCAAGACCCAAACTGAGGCTGGAGAAGGCAGTAAGGCCACAGAGCTGCTATCCTCAGTTGTTGGTGGAAAGAGGAAGAGAGGCAACTTTACTGAGGATGAGATGCTTATGTTGACAAACATGTCTGATGCTGTCAACAATGTTGCCAATGCTCTTAGGGAGACTGGACCAGCCCATGTTGATGCTAACATGTACCTAGCTGTGATGGAGATGCCTGGCATCACTGAGGAGGCACTGATAGTTGCCTACACCTACCTGCTGGATAATAAGGCCCAAGGCAGGGGCTTTGTTGGCATGAGTGACAGCCACATGGACATTTGGCTTAGGAACTACGTAGCCAAGAACTACTACATCTAG
- the LOC136509587 gene encoding uncharacterized protein has product MATLKDAVVRKPVLATLRLIVPAGAARPGQPISPALSSYRLNLMAFCKDFNARTQKYKADTPMHVTVTAYKDNTFDFVVKSPPVSWFLKKAAGIETASGLAGHRNVSSLTIRHVYEIAKLKQADPFCKHMSLEALCKCIIGTANSMGIAIVKDL; this is encoded by the coding sequence ATGGCAACTCTGAAAGATGCAGTAGTAAGGAAGCCTGTACTGGCAACACTCCGTCTTATCGTCCCAGCTGGTGCAGCCCGTCCTGGACAACCAATTAGTCCAGCACTTAGTTCCTATCGGCTCAATTTGATGGCTTTCTGCAAGGATTTCAATGCTAGGACCCAGAAATACAAGGCAGACACTCCAATGCACGTCACCGTAACTGCCTACAAGGATAACACCTTCGACTTTGTGGTCAAGTCACCCCCAGTATCATGGTTCCTCAAGAAGGCTGCAGGAATAGAAACCGCCAGCGGTCTCGCTGGCCACAGAAATGTGTCATCCCTCACTATCCGCCATGTGTATGAGATTGCAAAGCTGAAGCAGGCTGACCCCTTCTGCAAGCACATGTCGCTTGAAGCGCTGTGCAAGTGCATCATTGGCACAGCCAACTCCATGGGTATTGCGATTGTCAAAGATCTATGA